A segment of the Arachis hypogaea cultivar Tifrunner chromosome 5, arahy.Tifrunner.gnm2.J5K5, whole genome shotgun sequence genome:
TCTTTTGCATAATGAAATTAGAATATAGACACCCAATTATTTAGACTGCGCATTATGGAACTTTTGGAGCTTGGAGTTATAGGTCATTATTGATATGAGCAAACAGAATAATATTACAGCTCAGATTTCATTTCAGAGCCTTTGCAAGGATAAGGAGAACTGGGTTTGATGCAAGAGATTGAGAATTGCTGAGCCTAATATGCAAAAGACACAAGAAATCCCAACTTGAAAATTTCCAACAGATCAACAATCTCAATAAATCTAATTCCCTCACTGTTCTTCTTCTAGAAGCTCTAGTTAAGTTACAAAGTTCCCTTAGACATAAAAGGACAACATTACCTGGAACTCAATGTGCCTTGGGTTTTGGACATACTTTTCCAAATAAACTCCATCATTACCAAATGCAGCAGCAGCTTCACTCTTAGCTTGCTGCAAACAATTTAACGATAGACTTTTCACCAAAATGGCCCATTTGCACGTGATATTATTGTAATGGCTAATGAAATATAGATTGttaagagtataaaaataaaccaactcgagcaagaacatattttttgacACATATACCTGTAATAACTTTACAAATTCATCAGGTTCTTTAGCAAGGCGCATGCCACGCCCTCCACCTCCAGCTGTTGCCTAAAACAAAAATATGTGTGTCAGTTAATGTGATTAATTCTATGCACTCCATCTTCTCCAGCAGCTCTAGATGATTTTAAATTCTAACACTCCATTTCCACAACAGTTATAGATCATTGATCACAATAAAAAGAAGTGTCAAATGAGACTCCCTTGTGTATATCCTCATGTACATGCGCATATAGACTAAAAGCATCTTAAATGTGTCACTGTCATCCTGGAAAGCTGGAGGTCTATTCAAATGGGGACAATAAAGCAGAAGGTTAGAAATCCAGAATAATAAGCTCATATACCTTGATCATTACAGGGAAACCAATCTCATTTGCCAGCCTGATAGCTTCCTCTGTGGTCTGTAACAATACTTCttttcattaaattcatgcatggAATCAGAATTCGCCTCCAACTTCAACATAGAAGGCATCTGAAACTTTTACCAAATCAAAGTATGATACCTGTAACAATCCATCACTTCCCGGAACCGTAGGAACACCTGCTTTCTTCATTGTATCTCTGGCAGTTGATTTGTCACCCATAACCCGAATACTGTCGGGCTGAAAGTCTCAAACAAAATATTTCAGTTCAACCAAAATAACAGTAGAAAGAGAGAAATATCCTACACACTCCATAATCCACACCACAAGTACTCACATTTGGCCCAATAAAATTGATTCCATGCTCTCTGCACATCTCAACAAACACTGCATTTTCAGCAAGGAAACCATACCCAGGATGCAACATTGTGCATCTTCGGCTAATAGCAGCAGATAGAACATTTGGAATCAATAAGTACCTGCACAAATACATGGACACTACATCATAGAGGCACCACTATTTAGTGCAAACTCGATTTCTCGAAATAATATATAATCAATACAAATATACAGAAATCAAATGTGAAAACCATGAATTACAATTCAGTTTCCTACTATTCATCATTATCCATATTACATAGAGGTAAGAAAAACATGATATAATGTATATTTTCGCCCAAACTACAAGTATAAAGGATCTATtagattctaatttaatttaatttcagctCGCTCAACTACTTGAACTTGAGACCTTACTAATTGGTCTCAAAACACTTGTGCTCTACTTAAGATCAGAATCTACTTTTAAATCAATAGAAATGACTCGAACTTGAGACCTTACTAATCAGTGTCAAACAACTAGCGCTAACCGAAGATTATAATCTACTTTCAAATCAACAGAAATGCAGCAAAATCAAAGTTCAAAcaataaaattatttgaaaaaaagtaaaaactaaaagTTCTTTCGGCACAAGTTTCTTCCATTAGGGAGAATCAAATCAAGCATGAAACAAGTTGGAGGAGTGAGAGATGAAACTCACGATTGACTGCTAGGCGCTTCACCGATGCAAACAGCATCATCAGCGAGCTTGACATGAAGCGCGTCCTTATCAATGGTCGAGTACACAGCCACGCACGGAATTCCCATCTCATGAGCGGTTCTGATGACTCGCACCGCGATCTCGCCTCTGTTCGCCACCAGGATCTTCTCCGCCTGACACGTGGCACCGAGAGCACCACCAGCACCACCATCACGTGCCGCCCTGGTCTTCGTCACGTGACTGCACCTTTGCCTCGGAAAACTCACCTTCTTGCTCCCCGCTGAGAAGCTGCATTGGGAGCTCTTGATGCTGTTCTCCACCGCGTACAGACCCTGCGTTACGTGGATTCAAATATCAAAAACCGTTTCGCGGTTAGTTACATCGGAAACTGAAATCAGTTAGGCGTAACGGTAACGGTAACTGTAATTGTAACGGATGAGTTACCGGGGAATGAGAAGGCAGATGAGGAGAGGTAACGGAGTTGAGCGCAGCCATTATTCTACTCTCCATTATGTGTGTTTTGTATCCTAATTGTAACTGAATCTGTCTATGATTTGCTTTTTGAAGGGTTAGCGAATGCCGAATGGCGATTGTCGATGAAAACGATGATGTTTCTTCTGTTTGATTGAAAGCTCCGCCTATGTGGTTGAGTTATTGGTGCTTGGATTTGGACTTTTGCTGCACTCACTCACTCTTTTGTGTTTCTCCCTATACCCTTTTAGATTTCATCGTAACCGTTCATCGTCTTTTATGTTCAGGAGAATCGACGGACCACATGTATCCAAAAATGGCTGCTCCTGATATTGTAGGGACCTGATTCGGTAATATTATCCACACTCTGTTGTCATGTTATTATGTTACATACAAATTATAGTATATAAATTTGATCCGCCAATTTCGAAGGGAAGAAGATTTTTAAACTAAGAGAAAGTGAAAATTTAATTATCATTGGTTTTATAATTTACTAATGTGTGTTAATGAACATTAACATACCTGTTAATCCACTCTTTTATTAGCTAAATACATATACAACTAAATGATGCTCCAATTCACAATAGCTCAGTTCTTTTCATGCAAGATTGGAGGAATATcggtaagaaaaaaaaaacaattaggaAGGTGATATAGAGAATCAGAAGGGAAGGGTGTGCAACTAGGGGTGCATATGGCCCGATTCGGCCTAAAGATCTAACCCAGTTCCGAAcattttagggactaatttagtgtgatttatTGGGTCTAGAGTCAGATAttggtctcaaaaatagactcggTCATTATTTCGGATCAAGCCCAAGCCATAGCTCGAGTCACTCGAACTCAGCCCGGTGGTCCGgttatcatacacaattaatattttgtgttattaatgATGGATGATAGTTATTCTTATatagaatttaaatattgtaaaccttaatatttgtgttattagttattataagattataagttaatgttttatatttaaaatgtataagactttagactaatgcataatattatgttatttgtattgatttaaatatttggtattattagacaatattagtattgattatggttatgctttaattttagagaaggattggttcttgttatattttttaaatgaattttactatgtgaattgtgaaataatggttggagattaggtgatttttacatgctaaaaatccggtttttatctaattttcaccCGGCCCAAAAGTACGTAAGTTTTATCGGGTCTAGAATCGGATTAGGGTCTAAAAATTAGATCCGGTCTATATTTTCGGGTCGGGTCTGAATTAAGCTAAACCCGGTGTGGCCCAGTCTATGTACTTGTAAGGGTGTAACAGTGTAATTTGACCGAAAGAAAAAAGGCATTACTATTGATTTTAAAGTAAAATTCTAAATGAATTTCATTTTTTAGTGGTCAGTGGTCATATTTTTTATGTTAGGGTTGAGAATGGTGTTTTTTAGGATTATGGATTGTTGGAGTGTTACTCTCAATGTGACATCGATTAATTCAGAGTATAGAAATTggattctttaattttttgagtACAAAAATCAAATTCTCTGATTTGTGAGAGATACATAAATTGAACCCTTCCATTTTATCtacttcaaaaaaaatatttaaaatacagcAATTGGATTCAATAATTTATATACCTTTCACATTTTTTAAAAACACTCAAAATTACCATATTAAAGAATATCACCCATCTCACATCCAcccaaaaaaaattagccataaGTGGTCACtttaatactattttttcatAATTACCATGTTGGTCCAAACTTGCACAGTAGAACAAATCAGTCCCCAAGCAAAAGGCATCACTATTGATCAAATCAGTCCCCAAGCAAAAGGCATCACTATTGATTTGTCTCAGGAAGTCATGATGTGTAAGTTTAGAGATCAACTACTTAGTTAAGGAAAATTGTAGACTAAAATTGACCACTCAAAGAAAGATTTGGAGTCTCAGTCTTGATTTTAAGGTTCGTTCTTGTGTTTGTCCTCATCAACAGTGACTGAATCAGAGTAACAGTGGATGGAGAAAAAGACATGATGTCTCAAGTCAAGCACATAACTTATTTTCCAGGAATAAACCAAACGCTCAGTCCATGTGTATATCAATAATTTTAACTTAGTAGCTCACCTTactttttgaaaagtaaaaacgAAAACATGATCACTTGTGGTTAACTATTGCACAGCCAATACAGCTCCATTAGCTCCATCAATTCCTAAACTCGGTTCCAAGTACCCATTTCAGCTTACAACAAAATGAAGTTTCTCTACCTCTTGGCTATCAAGCTATGGTGTCCAAATGATAGAGAATCTTAGGCAAAATAGTTGCCTAATGTTGTTCTATTAGAAAAATAAAGTCAGAATGTCCTCTAAAGACAGCAAacctataaatttaatttatacaatCAAAACTATGGAGTAATATTAAACATTTAAACCCTTTCTTTCTACAATACAATTGATTAAACATTTCTAACTGTGCCCAGAACAATTATGTTCAatattacaacaacaacaacatatctgTGCCTTCATACACAGCAAACTTTCCAGGGTGAATACGGTACCAGTTTTAACACCTTGGTTTAAGTTGTAGCATTAGCAGCAGTTAGTTCTCCACCTTAGTTTGGCTCTTCAAATTTGCATGCACACAGCAGCGCCAAAATTACTCCTCTGAACTGCAAAAGATCACTTTTAAGTCCTGATGCAGGACACAAAAGTCCGCAACGGCATAATAACCGCCATTGGGACAATAAGTTATGTCTCCTAGAAAATACCTAAGTTACCATGGAAGAATGGTTAACATTACTTGACTACATTCAAGTATTCCCACCATCAGAGCTGCTACAAGCTTGATTTGGAAGGCTAGCATTGCAAAATCTCCATCCAAGCTCATCTGTTGTACTTCTTGGGGAGAAAGAATCTTGATACAGCGTACACAATTAACAAACTCCCTGAAATATCATGTTACATACAATTAATCTATTAAAAGAGAACAATTCGGGATGTTGGAATTACAGTATAAAGTTAAACATGTGTGCAGCTGTCATTGTGTCACTGGCATTCAGGAATAACTCGAAAATACAAAATGCACTTTAAccctttctttaaaaaaataacttgcaCTTTGTCCTAATTTTCATGTTGTTGACatcttgaaaaaaataaaaaatcaggtAGTAGAGTTATTTGTTAGCAAGCATATCCCTCTGAATTATCATATGCATCATACATTGGATATTTTCACACAGAGGGAGATGCATCTATCCTAAAAAAACACCTTCCAGTTCATAGACTAACATGACCAACAAAATGGTTATTGACATTTTCTAGCCAGCTAGGAACATGCTCAAAGataggcaaagataaagaaattaTAGACTTACTCCAAGGGTCGTCTCCCACTAGTAGAACATCATTTTCATGATCTACATAGACAAGTTTCCAGCCTATCCTGTGTCGATCCTCCAGCTGGCCCTCTATGCCAAATCTGCGAGCTAGATCATGTTTAAGCTCCTATAATCTGAATACCGAGTGATGTCTATGGACCTTCCGACGCTCCTCGTTTATAAACCTACAAGGATATAATTTACATAGAGCTCATTTAGAGTAGAATAATTAATTAtacaggcacatgaagaagcaCATGTCCACCATCGAGGACTAGACAGACCAAAATGGCAACATAGTAAATATATACCTGGTATATGTCCTCATACGCTGAAACTGTGGTGCTGGCaatggcggtggtggtggtggtggtggtggagccATCCACCCCTATTCAAGAAGCTACTATCATCTATGTTGATCAATAGAATTAAAGGTCATATCAGGGACTCCAAATGTTTGTGAGACATTGAAGATGAAAGTTCCTGCTGAGCATCTCTGTTATTTCGTAGTTCCAGCATACCTCCTGACGAGAAATTATTCGACATATCCTTCCCATCCCACTGTGCTTTGGGTAAAGAGATCTGGATTCAATGGCATTCCCATTTGGTATCAACATTATTGCCATATGGAACATTACTCCTAGTATTGCCTGAACTTCCCCATCCTGAC
Coding sequences within it:
- the LOC112802000 gene encoding biotin carboxylase 1, chloroplastic — translated: MESRIMAALNSVTSPHLPSHSPGLYAVENSIKSSQCSFSAGSKKVSFPRQRCSHVTKTRAARDGGAGGALGATCQAEKILVANRGEIAVRVIRTAHEMGIPCVAVYSTIDKDALHVKLADDAVCIGEAPSSQSYLLIPNVLSAAISRRCTMLHPGYGFLAENAVFVEMCREHGINFIGPNPDSIRVMGDKSTARDTMKKAGVPTVPGSDGLLQTTEEAIRLANEIGFPVMIKATAGGGGRGMRLAKEPDEFVKLLQQAKSEAAAAFGNDGVYLEKYVQNPRHIEFQVLADKYGNVVHFGERDCSIQRRNQKLLEEAPSPALTPELRKAMGDAAVAAAASIGYIGVGTVEFLLDERGSFYFMEMNTRIQVEHPVTEMISSVDLIEEQIRVAMGEKLRYKQEDIVLRGHSIECRINAEDAFKGFRPGPGRITAYLPSGGPFVRMDSHVYPDYVVPPSYDSLLGKLIVWAPTREKAIERMKRALDDTIITGVPTTIDYHKLILDIEDFKNGKVDTAFIPKHEEELAMPPVKMVLAKEFAGVNA